Genomic segment of Cyanobacterium stanieri LEGE 03274:
TCAAAAAATGTTCCCATGCCTCTTTATTATCAGGGGAAACAGAAACAATAATGGCACTTGCCAACTCCCCAAACAAAGCCGTATCCAGACGGCCAGCAAAAGCAGGTACATTAACCACTGCTCCCAAACTGCCACCGATACAACATTCAGCAAGGGCAACCGTTAAACCGCCCTCCGCACAATCATGGGCAGATTTCACCAAACCATGACGAATCCCCTCACGACAAGCCTTTTGTACCGCCTTTTCTAAATCAAAATCGAGGGCAGGAGGTTTTCCAGCGATGGTGTCATGGATAGTCGCTAAATACTCAGAAGCCCCCAAACTAGGATTAAAAGCCCCTAAGAAGTAAATTAAATCCCCTTCCTGTTGCCATCCTTGCCCCGCAATTTTGCTAATATCGGGAATCAAACCCACCATCCCAATCACAGGGGTAGGATAGATGGGTTGAGGATTGCCTTCGCTATCCACCGTTTCGTTATACAAGGAAACATTACCCCCCGTTACAGGGGTTTCAAACTGACGACAGGCTTCGGAAATACCACTACAAGCATGGTGCAACTGCCAATAACCGATGGGCTTTTCAGGGCTACCAAAATTAAGGTTATCCGTTACCGCAATGGGTTGCGCCCCCACACAGCTGAGGTTACGGGCTGCCTCTGCCACCGCCAAAGATGCTCCCACATAGGGATCAAGATAGACATAACGGGGGTTACAATCAGTGGTTGCAGCAATACCCGTTTTCGCCAATTGAGGTTTTCCATTTACAGGACGCACCCGAATAATGGCGGCATCAGCGCCCCCAGGGAGCATCACGGTATTGTTTTGTACTTGGTGATCGTATTGGCGATAAATCCATCTTTTAGAAGCGATGGTAGGCTGATCTAGGAGGGTTAACAACACTTCAGACCATTTTTGACCTTTGACCCCATTTTCGTCGCACTCAGGCAATTCTTTCTCATGCCAAGCCCATGCCTTTTGGGCATATTCGGGAGCTTCGGATAATAATTCATGGTGATAGACGGGGGTGTTGTCCGCTAGGGCAGTGGAAGGCACTTCAGCGGCGATGCTCCCTTGGTGGAGGATGCGCACAATTTGTTCTTCGATTACCTCCCCCGCCACCACGGCATGGAGTCCCCAACGCTCGAAAATATCGATTAATTCTTGTTCTCTGCCTTTTTGAGCCACAAATAACATTCTTTCTTGGGATTCGGAAAGCAGATATTCATAAGGTATCATGCCCGTTTCCCTAGCAGGGATTTTGTCCAAATCCAATTCGATGCCCAATCCTCCTTTGGCGGCCATTTCTGAGGTAGAACAGGTAATTCCTGCCGCGCCCATGTCTTGGGCCGCTACCACTGCTCCTGTTTTAAAAGCCTCCAAACAGGCTTCTACCAGGGATTTTTCGAGGAAAGGATCTCCTACTTGCACTGCGGGGCGATCGTCCATGGAATCGTCCGTTAACTCGGCACTGGCGAAACTAGCTCCACCCATACCATCTCGTCCTGTGGTAGAACCCACATATAATACGGGATTACCTACCCCAGAAGCCCCTGATTTAACAATGGTTTCGGTTTCCATCAAGCCGATGGCCATGGCATTAACGAGGGGGTTTCCTTTATAGGCGGAATTGAAATACACCTCACCCCCCACAGTGGGAACGCCGATACAATTATGGGTAATGATTCCTGAAGTGGTGACAAATAAATGAGTATTATCCACCTCAATATCATACACGGGGTAATTTTCAACCTCTTGAACTTCGATGTCTTTTATTTTAACAAAGGCTACTTGATTGGAAACATGATAACGAGGGAACGAATGTTGATTGCCTTGATATTTTTCTAAAGCAGAGACTAATTGTTGATTTCTTTCTTCACTAAAAATCTTGACAAATTTAGCTAAATTATCAACATTATTAATTTCTAGTTGCCATAGGGGTAAAGATTCACACTGTCTGCCTTCAATGGTAGATATTTGAGCTGGTTTACGGTAAATATAAGGAACTACCCCTAAATTTTGTAATAAAAATATTGTTTGTTCAAATAGTTTTTGGCTAGTGGTAGCAAAACCTATTTTGGCGTGATTACCAGTGGTTTTTGTGGTTAATGAACCATCCCCTCTCAATAAACCTTTTAATCCTTCTTCTTGTAATGTAGGTGACCAACTAAAGAAACAATCAGGAAAGGCTTTGAGGGGTGCTTTATGTCCGCATTGCCAAACTTCTTTTAAGAGATGTCCTAATAGCCAAGAAGTAGTATAAACGGCAAAAGTTGACTTTCTTTCTTCAATACAGGCTTTTAAACCTAATTTTTCAATTAAGTTAATGACATCTTCCACATATTCTTTTTCATGGAGTCCAAAAGTAAAGATGATTTTGTAAGTGTTACCATTTTGAGAAACACAACCTTCTGACAAGTAATAGCCTAATAAACGGGCAAAATCTTCATCTATTTTTAAAACCGCTTTCATATAATTAGCTTTACCACTACGGCGATAAAGACGTAATTCCGAAGGTTCAATGTTAACTAAGGATTCTAGTTGACGATAAAGATTAATGGGTAAATATCCCTGTGTGAGATAACGATGTCTTGGTTCTGCATTAGGTTCGATTTCCTTGAGTTTTCTTTTTAAGACTTCAGTTTGTAATTCACACCAATGATCTGGAAAATCGACATAAACGTCGTTAAATTCTTCTCCTAAAAGGGAAATTAAGTTTAAATCTTCTGTTTTTGCTTCATTAAAGGGTAAATTTAGTAATAAAGGTATTAAATCTCCTTTTTGTAGTTCTTTGGCATCTTTAATTTGCCATTGTCCGTTTTGCGCTACTAACTGGGGATGATCTGGGGTGAGGGTGATTTTTCTGCCTAAAGCCGTTTTGAGGGTGATTAGTTGGTTAGTGAATCGTTTATATATACGGCGAATGGGTTGCCAAGTGGTTTCTTGGGTTTCTTGGTTAAAGGATAGGGTTTCAATGGATTTTTGTAGTTCTAAGGTATCCTCATGGGTATCTGATAAATGTTTTTCTACAAAGTTGCCAATGGTGTCAAAATGTATTCCTTTCTCATCACGCCATATAAGGGTTTCTTCTGCAATCAAACAGTTGCCGTAATGACTTATACCCTCTACCACTCCTTGAAAAATTCTCTTGGTGTGGGGATTATCTAAATTACCAAATCGAAGAGAGTTTAAAATGGCGATGGGACGCGCGCCCATGGTAAAAATATCTCGGAGGATACCCCCTACCCCTGTGGCGGCTCCTTGGAAGGGCTCGATCGCACTGGGATGGTTATGGGATTCAATCTTGAAGGCTACCTGTAAACCATCACCAAAATCCACAACCCCTGCATTTTCCCCAGGCCCTACCAAAATTCTTTCCCCTGTGGTGGGAAATTGGGAAAGGAGAGGACGGGAATTTTTATAACAACAATGCTCTGACCACATTACCCCAAACATCCCTAATTCTGCTCGGTTGGGGTGTCTGCCTAAACGTTGGACAATATCTTCATATTCAGAGGGTTTTAAACCTTCGGAGGCGATTTCTTCAGGGGTAAAGGGCGCTGACATATATGGTTGTTTTTTTCGTAATTTAACGCCTACATTATCCCATATTCATATATCTTAATCAAATTTTTTTCCTCAGTCCTCAAGATATAAATTCAACCAAGGATAAAGAATAATCTGGGTACATCAGCTATTAAAGATATTACCACCATTGCAAGAATGCCCGTTGCCCATTCCCTACCAACCCTAGAAAATGTTATCCCTAACTGGCATTGCACGGGTTATGGTATGAAATATAGTTGAATTACACTAAAAACTAAAACTTCTAAGTATTATAACCGTTCCCTGTTCCCTGTTCCCTGCCTCAACGAAAAATCATACCTAAAATCAGCAACGCTCCCTAACTCAGATTATATTACAGTTGAGAAAGTAAGTTTTGATAATAGTCTTGTTTATAGTTAATTTCTTGGGCAATTTGTAAAGCCTGACTAAAATAAATCCTCGCTTGGTTGATGTTGCCTTGTTGTTGATAAATTATTCCCATGCTTTCATAGGTTTCCATTAATCCATAATAGTTATAGGCCTGTTGTTGTAGTTTGATTAATTCATCATAGACAGTTAGGGCAGAATCTAATTGTTCATATTCTTGATATAAATTTGCTAATCTTTTTAGGGCATCCGTTGCGATCGCAAATTGTCCTTGCGCCCATGCAGTATTAAAAGCCTCCTGATAAAAATTAGCCGCCTCTTGAGGGTTATCCAATAACTTATAATCATCACCCATAGAAATTTCTAGCAATGCCACAGCCCTTAAATTATTATTTCTCACATAATTAGCAATTAACTGCTTCTTATACTCCACCGCATTTTCAGGACGTAATATCGCTCCATTAATCTCCGATAAACGCCTTAAGTAATTAGACTCAGCCAAAAAATTATTATTTTCTTGAGCAAAAGTTAACAACTCCTCATAAATCGGTTGAGCATTGAAATAATCAAACTTACTCAGATATAAACTACCCAAAGCCTCCAAATTATTAATAATATCCTCCTCCTCATCTTCTCCACGGGCATCATCTAACAACTGTCTCCTTAACGCAATGGAATTATCAACATCCCTCAAAGTTTCATAGGCTTCCAAAAAATAAGGCAACAACTGAGGATTTAAAAGATTATTAGTCGTACTTTCCCTTTGTAAAACCGATAACCTCTCGCTCAAAAAATTAACATCATCTCCCCTACCCCTTGCCCATGCCACGGCGCCCACTTCACCAATTAACTCAACTTCTTCCCTAGCCCCCAAAAAACGAGTTAGCCTAATTTGACGATACCAAATATCAAACGCCTCATCCTCATTACCCAACTCTAACTGACTTTGTGCCAACTGATTTAACTCCTCAAGAGCAATTTTTAAGGCTTCTTTTTCCCCTTGAGTTAAATTATTTCTTCTTGGTAATAACTCATCCCTAACATTTTCATTAATGGGATTAGCCCTTCTGTTTTGGGCAACAACAGGGTTAAAAACTGAAGATATAGTTAACAATAAAATTAACCAAGAATAGATAATAAAACCTTTTTTAAGGAACATGGTATATGTAGAAAAATTTAAACCGTCACCTATTATAGTCTTTTACAAAAAATCCTTTGATTTGAAGAACAAAAAACCCTATCTGGTGACATAGATAGGGTCATGGATTTTATAATAATTTTAAAGCACGGAAACCGTAATATAAACCAACCGCCGCCACGGTGAAAGCACCGATGATGCCAACATAAGCAATTACACCAGACATATATAAAACTCCTTAACTTAAAATGGATAACCCATATATTGTACAATGAAGTGTTAAGTCAATCATAAGTTATGGTCGCTCAGTCTTCTTAAATTATCAATAATGATGCAGTCAATCATCCCTGTTAAATTGCCCCAAAATGCCTACGAAATTCATATCGCTACAGATGGATTAAAAGAAATTGGCAAAAAAGCAAAGTCTTTAAATATCGGCAAAAAAGTTTTAGTGATTTCTAACCCCGAAATTTTTGACTACTACGGGCAAACGGTAATCGATTCTTTTACCCAAGAAGGATTTTCCGTTAATTATCATCTCATTCCTGCGGGGGAAAGTTATAAAACCCTTGATTCCATTAGTAAAATTTACGATACAGCCTTAAATTTAAGACTCGAAAGAAATTCCACCATGGTAGCTTTGGGGGGTGGGGTGATTGGTGATATGACAGGTTTTGCGGCTTCTACTTGGTTAAGGGGAATTAATTTTATTCAGATTCCCACTTCTTTACTGGCTATGGTAGATGCTTCGGTGGGGGGCAAAACGGGGGTAAATCATCCCCAGGGAAAAAATTTGATTGGGGCTTTTTATCAACCTAAATTGGTTTTAATTGATCCTCTTGTGTTAAAAACACTGCCAGAGCGAGAGTTTAGGGCAGGTATGGCGGAAGTTATTAAATATGGAGTGATTTGGGATAAAGAGCTTTTTAACCGCCTAGAATCAGCAAATAATCTTAATTCTATGGATGTTTTAAGTGCTGATTTACTCAGTTATATTTTAGAACGTTCTTGTCTTGCTAAGGCTGAGGTGGTGCGACGGGATGAAAGGGAAGGGGGAGTAAGGGCTATCCTTAATTATGGACATACGGTAGGCCATGGAGTGGAGAGTTTGACGAATTATAATACTTTTGTCCATGGAGAGGCTGTGGCCATTGGTATGGCTGTGGCTGGAAAAATTGCTGTGGAAGCTGGTTTATGGACAGAGGATGAGTTAATCAGACAAAATGATTTAATTAAAAAGGCTGGTTTACCTTTGGATATTCCTGCAACGGTGGATAGGGAAGATTTATTGGATAGTTTGCAGTTGGATAAGAAGGTTAAGGCTGGAAAGGTGCGTTTTATTTTACCGACGGAGATAGGTAAGGTAATTATTCGGGATGATATTCAGACGGATTTATTGAGGAATTGTTTTCGGGCTAGTTAGGAAGTCAGCAACCCTTAAGGATAAATGGTGGTAACTACTCGATTATTACCGTTGCCTGTTACTGTTACTTGTTTATCTTGTAGTTTGCCTTGCGCCCTATTTCCTCGAAAGTTAACTACGGGATTTATCTGTTGATATACCACGTTACCTTGAGCGTCTATATTTTGATCATTTAAATTCCAGATTACATTATCGGCATATAGTTTCGCTTCGTTATCTAGGGATTCTCCAAAAATTTGCTTACTCAGATAAACTTTATTCTCTGTTAAGTCAACTTTACCTTGATTTGCCGTCATGGTAATTTGTTCATCTACTTCTACTAAACGTATCATTTTATCGGCTTCAACAATTCTGTTATTATAATCCCATCGCATTCGGCTACCTGCCCCTTGTAGGGGAGGATTTAGGGATTGATATTCGATGTTATTTTCTACTATTAAAATGTTATCGTTGAGATTCATTTCTGCTGTGGTAGCCTTTAGGGTATCTGTGATTTGCTCATCTTCGTAACGGCTGACTTCAAATGGTAAGTCTGTACTGATTAACCCCTGTTCTATTTGCCAGATGATGGCATCGGCAAGGATTTTTAATTGTGGTTCAAAGGTATTAGCGACAATGTCTTCTGTTAGTTGTAATACTTGGGTGGCGGTGTTATATTCTGCTTGTTGGGTAACTAATCTGATTTGGGTATGAATTGCTTCGATATTTTCTTCAAGGGTAAAGTAGTTTTGCTCTGGTTTCCAATATAGTTTTTCTCCTCGGATTTCCATTTCGTTACGGGTGTCGAAGGCTATGATTTCCCCGGTGAGGTTGATTTCTTCTCCGTCGTTGATAACTTCCCCGTTTTGGGCGCTGATTTTGAGGACGATTTCTCCATTTTGGAGTAAGTTAGCGGTAATATCTTCGATGGTGGCGTTTTTGTTGTCTTGGGAGTAGGTTACTTTACCGACTCGTAGTCGCCAGAAGTTTTCACCATCGTTGTTGGATTGTTCGATGGTGGCATCACTTAAGACGATGCCTGATTCTACTGTTTGATTGTTGTTGGTGTCGTTGATGGGGGGTTGATTTTGGCAACCGCTAATGAGGAGAATGGTGAGGAGGGGGATAATTTTTCGGTACATCTGAGATTAGGCTATGGCGGGGTTTTGGGTTTTTTTGAGGTGATCTACAAATAGGATTCCGTTTAAGTGGTCAATTTCGTGTTGTATAATTCTAGCAATAAAACCATGGAATTCTCTTTCTTGTTTTTCCCCTTTTCTATTGTAGTATGTAAGGGCGATCGCCCCATAACGTAATACATCAGCCCTTGTGCCTTTAACACTTAAACAGCCTTCCTCCTCCATTAAAAAATCATCGGAAAAGGAAATAATTTCAGGGTTAATCATCTCCATGGGTGCCATGAAAGGGGCATGGGGATAACGGGCATTCGGATGGGAAGCCACCACCACCACCCGAGTAGAATAACCAATTTGAGGGGCAGCCAAACCTACCCCATGGCGCTCAAACACCATTTTTAACATCATATCAATTAACTCTTGTATGTCTGAGGCGTGAATATTTTCCACCCGGGGAGCTACTTTTCTTAAAATAGGATTACCAATTTGTAAAATTTCTACCATTGTCCGTGTATGATATTTCCAAACTTTAGTGAATTTTTTATCTGAATGGGATCTGAATATACTAATTTTAATTTAGTTACTCAAATAGAAGCGATACTCTATCTTAAAGGTAAACCAACCAGCTGTGCAGAAATAGAAGAATTAACCCAAGCGGGGGAAGAAGAAATAGAATCGGCCTTGATTAAATTAATGTCTGATTATGCCCACCGCCCCGAGAGT
This window contains:
- the purL gene encoding phosphoribosylformylglycinamidine synthase subunit PurL, which produces MSAPFTPEEIASEGLKPSEYEDIVQRLGRHPNRAELGMFGVMWSEHCCYKNSRPLLSQFPTTGERILVGPGENAGVVDFGDGLQVAFKIESHNHPSAIEPFQGAATGVGGILRDIFTMGARPIAILNSLRFGNLDNPHTKRIFQGVVEGISHYGNCLIAEETLIWRDEKGIHFDTIGNFVEKHLSDTHEDTLELQKSIETLSFNQETQETTWQPIRRIYKRFTNQLITLKTALGRKITLTPDHPQLVAQNGQWQIKDAKELQKGDLIPLLLNLPFNEAKTEDLNLISLLGEEFNDVYVDFPDHWCELQTEVLKRKLKEIEPNAEPRHRYLTQGYLPINLYRQLESLVNIEPSELRLYRRSGKANYMKAVLKIDEDFARLLGYYLSEGCVSQNGNTYKIIFTFGLHEKEYVEDVINLIEKLGLKACIEERKSTFAVYTTSWLLGHLLKEVWQCGHKAPLKAFPDCFFSWSPTLQEEGLKGLLRGDGSLTTKTTGNHAKIGFATTSQKLFEQTIFLLQNLGVVPYIYRKPAQISTIEGRQCESLPLWQLEINNVDNLAKFVKIFSEERNQQLVSALEKYQGNQHSFPRYHVSNQVAFVKIKDIEVQEVENYPVYDIEVDNTHLFVTTSGIITHNCIGVPTVGGEVYFNSAYKGNPLVNAMAIGLMETETIVKSGASGVGNPVLYVGSTTGRDGMGGASFASAELTDDSMDDRPAVQVGDPFLEKSLVEACLEAFKTGAVVAAQDMGAAGITCSTSEMAAKGGLGIELDLDKIPARETGMIPYEYLLSESQERMLFVAQKGREQELIDIFERWGLHAVVAGEVIEEQIVRILHQGSIAAEVPSTALADNTPVYHHELLSEAPEYAQKAWAWHEKELPECDENGVKGQKWSEVLLTLLDQPTIASKRWIYRQYDHQVQNNTVMLPGGADAAIIRVRPVNGKPQLAKTGIAATTDCNPRYVYLDPYVGASLAVAEAARNLSCVGAQPIAVTDNLNFGSPEKPIGYWQLHHACSGISEACRQFETPVTGGNVSLYNETVDSEGNPQPIYPTPVIGMVGLIPDISKIAGQGWQQEGDLIYFLGAFNPSLGASEYLATIHDTIAGKPPALDFDLEKAVQKACREGIRHGLVKSAHDCAEGGLTVALAECCIGGSLGAVVNVPAFAGRLDTALFGELASAIIVSVSPDNKEAWEHFLTDNLPNNWQEIGSVKGDSLQVNSSSISLVNLNLTTMVDTWEGAIARRL
- a CDS encoding tetratricopeptide repeat protein, with translation MFLKKGFIIYSWLILLLTISSVFNPVVAQNRRANPINENVRDELLPRRNNLTQGEKEALKIALEELNQLAQSQLELGNEDEAFDIWYRQIRLTRFLGAREEVELIGEVGAVAWARGRGDDVNFLSERLSVLQRESTTNNLLNPQLLPYFLEAYETLRDVDNSIALRRQLLDDARGEDEEEDIINNLEALGSLYLSKFDYFNAQPIYEELLTFAQENNNFLAESNYLRRLSEINGAILRPENAVEYKKQLIANYVRNNNLRAVALLEISMGDDYKLLDNPQEAANFYQEAFNTAWAQGQFAIATDALKRLANLYQEYEQLDSALTVYDELIKLQQQAYNYYGLMETYESMGIIYQQQGNINQARIYFSQALQIAQEINYKQDYYQNLLSQL
- the aroB gene encoding 3-dehydroquinate synthase encodes the protein MQSIIPVKLPQNAYEIHIATDGLKEIGKKAKSLNIGKKVLVISNPEIFDYYGQTVIDSFTQEGFSVNYHLIPAGESYKTLDSISKIYDTALNLRLERNSTMVALGGGVIGDMTGFAASTWLRGINFIQIPTSLLAMVDASVGGKTGVNHPQGKNLIGAFYQPKLVLIDPLVLKTLPEREFRAGMAEVIKYGVIWDKELFNRLESANNLNSMDVLSADLLSYILERSCLAKAEVVRRDEREGGVRAILNYGHTVGHGVESLTNYNTFVHGEAVAIGMAVAGKIAVEAGLWTEDELIRQNDLIKKAGLPLDIPATVDREDLLDSLQLDKKVKAGKVRFILPTEIGKVIIRDDIQTDLLRNCFRAS
- the petL gene encoding cytochrome b6-f complex subunit PetL, which gives rise to MSGVIAYVGIIGAFTVAAVGLYYGFRALKLL
- the def gene encoding peptide deformylase; this encodes MVEILQIGNPILRKVAPRVENIHASDIQELIDMMLKMVFERHGVGLAAPQIGYSTRVVVVASHPNARYPHAPFMAPMEMINPEIISFSDDFLMEEEGCLSVKGTRADVLRYGAIALTYYNRKGEKQEREFHGFIARIIQHEIDHLNGILFVDHLKKTQNPAIA
- the lptC gene encoding LPS export ABC transporter periplasmic protein LptC; this translates as MYRKIIPLLTILLISGCQNQPPINDTNNNQTVESGIVLSDATIEQSNNDGENFWRLRVGKVTYSQDNKNATIEDITANLLQNGEIVLKISAQNGEVINDGEEINLTGEIIAFDTRNEMEIRGEKLYWKPEQNYFTLEENIEAIHTQIRLVTQQAEYNTATQVLQLTEDIVANTFEPQLKILADAIIWQIEQGLISTDLPFEVSRYEDEQITDTLKATTAEMNLNDNILIVENNIEYQSLNPPLQGAGSRMRWDYNNRIVEADKMIRLVEVDEQITMTANQGKVDLTENKVYLSKQIFGESLDNEAKLYADNVIWNLNDQNIDAQGNVVYQQINPVVNFRGNRAQGKLQDKQVTVTGNGNNRVVTTIYP